A region from the Lolium perenne isolate Kyuss_39 chromosome 4, Kyuss_2.0, whole genome shotgun sequence genome encodes:
- the LOC127349265 gene encoding uncharacterized protein, giving the protein MMEPPPPTTSLDHRVPAEERHRIERVARYVARDRDGDLAEAMLLRLLKITRNGRRWGFLAHDHPLHPYYLQQKVSEQCRILRPRPAAAAVADR; this is encoded by the coding sequence ATGatggagccgccgccgccgacgacgtcGCTGGACCACCGGGTGCCGGCGGAGGAGAGGCACCGGATCGAGCGGGTGGCGAGGTACGTGGCGCGCGACCGGGACGGGGACCTCGCCGAGGCGATGCTGCTGCGGCTGCTCAAGATCACGCGCAACGGCCGCCGGTGGGGGTTCCTGGCGCACGACCACCCGCTCCACCCCTACTACCTCCAGCAGAAGGTCTCCGAGCAGTGCCGCATCCTCCGCccgcgccccgccgccgccgccgtcgctgaTCGGTGA
- the LOC127297321 gene encoding uncharacterized protein encodes MDYERIHDPPHRQSGGFSPAKLRAMLLGLEKQQHDSEDNSPDANDSGELDDRRSLECSTSTEMSSNSGHRSRNRAQDDDSFDSESSSSGPTTVKRSSAVSALLPPFSRPTPSKWDDAEKWISSPTANRTGRTASAAGIPPKRSAFAFPEHGAHPPAVAKVVAEVPRNTGGALAGNSVGFTQPDSLKPAQTAPIVEEPEHVVRSVSMRDMGTEMTPIASQEPSRTGTPIIASSPTSSRTPTPQRSVEFGGANVDSSKMGMSEEELQLNTRKEIMDLGERLGKTTIAAWASKEERATANFANVPADKALEIDRETRAADWQEAEKAKYLARFQREEVKIQAWENHQRAKYEAEMKRIEAKMERKRAREQDVLARKLASAGRRAEAKRQAAEARRSQEAARAEEQAAQIRKTGHIPSSFSCWCWCL; translated from the exons ATGGACTACGAGCGCATCCACGACCCGCCCCACCGTCAG TCGGGCGGATTCTCCCCGGCCAAGCTGCGGGCGATGCTCCTCGGGCTAGAGAAGCAGCAGCACGACAGCGAGGACAACTCGCCGGACGCCAACGACTCCGGCGAGCTCGACGACCGGA GGAGCTTGGAATGCTCCACCTCCACAGAGATGTCGAGCAACAGCGGCCACAGATCGAGGAACCGGGCTCAGGACGACGACAGCTTCGACTCCGAGAGCAGCTCGTCGGGTCCAACTACGGTGAAGAGGTCGTCGGCAGTGTCCGCTTTGCTGCCGCCGTTCTCTAGACCGACGCCGTCCAAGTGGGACGATGCAGAGAAGTGGATTTCCAGCCCGACGGCGAACCGCACTGGCCGCACAGCGAGCGCCGCTGGGATTCCGCCCAAGAGGTCGGCGTTTGCTTTCCCCGAGCACGGAGCTCATCCACCGGCCGTTGCTAAGGTTGTCGCCGAGGTGCCGAGGAACACTGGTGGAGCCTTGGCTGGTAATTCAGTTG GTTTCACTCAGCCGGATTCCTTGAAACCTGCACAAACTGCTCCAATAGTCGAGGAACCAGAACACGTAGTTAGGTCTGTCTCGATGAGAGATATGGGAACAGAAATGACTCCAATTGCCAGCCAGGAGCCCTCTCGGACAGGGACTCCTATAATAGCATCTAGCCCTACTTCCTCCCGGACACCAACTCCGCAACGCAGCGTTGAATTCGGTGGTGCTAATGTTGATTCAAGCAAGATGGGCATGTCTGAGGAGGAGCTACAGTTGAACACCAGGAAGGAAATTATGGATCTCGGTGAACGGCTAGGCAAGACAACTATAGCTGCATGGGCAAGCAAGGAAGAGAGAGCTACTGCAAATTTCGCAAACGTTCCAGCAGATAAGGCTCTAGAAATCGACAGAGAGACCCGTGCTGCAGATTGGCAGGAGGCAGAGAAAGCAAAATATCTTGCAAG GTTCCAGAGAGAAGAGGTAAAGATTCAAGCTTGGGAAAATCACCAAAGAGCAAAATATGAAGCTGAAATGAAGAGAATAGAG GCGAAGATGGAACGAAAGCGAGCTCGAGAGCAGGACGTGCTTGCTCGGAAGCTGGCATCGGCGGGGCGCAGAGCGGAGGCAAAGAGGCAGGCGGCGGAGGCGAGGAGGAGCCAGGAAGCGGCGAGAGCGGAGGAGCAGGCGGCGCAGATCCGGAAGACCGGGCACATACCTTCCTCGTTCTCATGCTGGTGCTGGTGCCTGTGA
- the LOC127297322 gene encoding uncharacterized protein isoform X1, with amino-acid sequence MASKPSIKITLAVDRSRNRVLFADTGSDFVDVLLSFLTLPLSAVQFSAAGASSPGCLSNLCDSVDRLRGSKLLKVDACHGMLLTPSHRHEFGCYITTGCIHDTFVKKQPNLLVDGNSCSCWIIMSRLVHVYCNAISGSESFVRCKERFLITDDWKIKPASTSTIRSLIHKFSSDAVFHGFEEVEVCVSWKDVVSMLKASLLTNTTFTDVFLSKGTDDHAAHPTVKPASVDQKIKVTSGSLSESKIKLFYDRQENKVMYAECKHDFIDLLLGFLTYPVGCLIKNMRDGDVTSHFGSNRFDNLYNSVIDLDATGFLTGGYRKEALLDPPLSPLRKHPECFTLKEGDHEPENYMGLLSYTSCNGCCHDLVEDRKYVVDDDLLIHQASVMSVAKHWRRDEANVVEMDITMGKHEVVVLLQAMLTSKTVLTDVFIDRLEAVLPPEEPQGARP; translated from the exons ATGGCCTCCAAACCCTCCATCAAGATCACGCTCGCGGTGGATAGGTCGCGGAACCGCGTCCTCTTCGCCGACACGGGCTCCGATTTCGTCGACGTCCTCCTCAGCTTCCTCACGCTCCCGCTCTCCGCCGTCCAGTTCAGCGCGGCAGGTGCGTCATCGCCGGGATGCCTTTCCAACCTTTGTGACAGCGTCGACCGTCTCAGGGGCAGTAAGCTGCTGAAGGTTGACGCCTGCCATGGCATGCTTCTCACGCCTTCGCATAGGCACGAGTTTGG GTGTTATATAACTACTGGATGCATTCACGATACTTTTGTCAAGAAACAGCCGAATCTACTGGTAGACGGCAATTCCTGCAGCTGCTGGATAATCATGTCCAGACTCGTTCATGTCTACTGCAACGCTATCTCTGGGTCTGAGTCGTTCGTGAGATGTAAGGAACGGTTTTTGATCACAGATGACTGGAAGATCAAGCCGGCATCCACTAGCACCATACGTTCGCTGATTCACAAGTTCAGTTCTGATGCCGTCTTCCATGGTTTTGAAGAGGTTGAAGTGTGTGTCAGCTGGAAGGAC gTTGTATCCATGCTCAAGGCTTCTCTTTTGACAAATACCACATTCACCGATGTGTTTTTATCCAAGGGAACTGATGACCATGCTGCTCATCCCACCGTGAAACCAGCCAGCGTCGATCAGAAAATTAAAGTAACTTCCGGCTCTTTATCAGAAAGCAAGATCAAGCTTTTCTATGACAGGCAGGAGAACAAGGTCATGTATGCTGAATGCAAGCATGACTTCATAGATCTGCTCCTCGGTTTCTTGACTTACCCGGTGGGCTGTCTGATCAAAAACATGAGAGATGGTGATGTCACTTCTCATTTTGGAAGTAATAG GTTCGACAATCTGTACAACAGTGTCATCGATCTCGACGCAACTGGATTCTTAACAGGTGGCTACCGCAAGGAGGCGTTGCTGGATCCACCCCTTAGCCCGTTGAGGAAGCACCCCGAGTGCTTCACTCTCAAAGAAGGGGACCACGAACCAGAGAACTACATGGGTCTGTTATCATATACCTCATGTAATGGCTGTTGTCATGACTTGGTCGAAGACCGAAAGTATGTGGTAGACGATGATCTACTCATTCATCAGGCCTCTGTGATGTCAGTGGCGAAGCACTGGCGGAGAGATGAGGCTAACGTGGTGGAGATGGACATCACCATGGGGAAACATGAG GTTGTTGTGCTGCTCCAAGCCATGCTTACCTCGAAGACGGTGCTGACCGATGTGTTCATCGACAGGCTGGAGGCAGTCCTCCCTCCAGAAGAACCCCAGGGAGCAAGACCATAA
- the LOC127297322 gene encoding uncharacterized protein isoform X2 has protein sequence MASKPSIKITLAVDRSRNRVLFADTGSDFVDVLLSFLTLPLSAVQFSAAGASSPGCLSNLCDSVDRLRGSKLLKVDACHGMLLTPSHRHEFGCYITTGCIHDTFVKKQPNLLVDGNSCSCWIIMSRLVHVYCNAISGSESFVRCKERFLITDDWKIKPASTSTIRSLIHKFSSDAVFHGFEEVVSMLKASLLTNTTFTDVFLSKGTDDHAAHPTVKPASVDQKIKVTSGSLSESKIKLFYDRQENKVMYAECKHDFIDLLLGFLTYPVGCLIKNMRDGDVTSHFGSNRFDNLYNSVIDLDATGFLTGGYRKEALLDPPLSPLRKHPECFTLKEGDHEPENYMGLLSYTSCNGCCHDLVEDRKYVVDDDLLIHQASVMSVAKHWRRDEANVVEMDITMGKHEVVVLLQAMLTSKTVLTDVFIDRLEAVLPPEEPQGARP, from the exons ATGGCCTCCAAACCCTCCATCAAGATCACGCTCGCGGTGGATAGGTCGCGGAACCGCGTCCTCTTCGCCGACACGGGCTCCGATTTCGTCGACGTCCTCCTCAGCTTCCTCACGCTCCCGCTCTCCGCCGTCCAGTTCAGCGCGGCAGGTGCGTCATCGCCGGGATGCCTTTCCAACCTTTGTGACAGCGTCGACCGTCTCAGGGGCAGTAAGCTGCTGAAGGTTGACGCCTGCCATGGCATGCTTCTCACGCCTTCGCATAGGCACGAGTTTGG GTGTTATATAACTACTGGATGCATTCACGATACTTTTGTCAAGAAACAGCCGAATCTACTGGTAGACGGCAATTCCTGCAGCTGCTGGATAATCATGTCCAGACTCGTTCATGTCTACTGCAACGCTATCTCTGGGTCTGAGTCGTTCGTGAGATGTAAGGAACGGTTTTTGATCACAGATGACTGGAAGATCAAGCCGGCATCCACTAGCACCATACGTTCGCTGATTCACAAGTTCAGTTCTGATGCCGTCTTCCATGGTTTTGAAGAG gTTGTATCCATGCTCAAGGCTTCTCTTTTGACAAATACCACATTCACCGATGTGTTTTTATCCAAGGGAACTGATGACCATGCTGCTCATCCCACCGTGAAACCAGCCAGCGTCGATCAGAAAATTAAAGTAACTTCCGGCTCTTTATCAGAAAGCAAGATCAAGCTTTTCTATGACAGGCAGGAGAACAAGGTCATGTATGCTGAATGCAAGCATGACTTCATAGATCTGCTCCTCGGTTTCTTGACTTACCCGGTGGGCTGTCTGATCAAAAACATGAGAGATGGTGATGTCACTTCTCATTTTGGAAGTAATAG GTTCGACAATCTGTACAACAGTGTCATCGATCTCGACGCAACTGGATTCTTAACAGGTGGCTACCGCAAGGAGGCGTTGCTGGATCCACCCCTTAGCCCGTTGAGGAAGCACCCCGAGTGCTTCACTCTCAAAGAAGGGGACCACGAACCAGAGAACTACATGGGTCTGTTATCATATACCTCATGTAATGGCTGTTGTCATGACTTGGTCGAAGACCGAAAGTATGTGGTAGACGATGATCTACTCATTCATCAGGCCTCTGTGATGTCAGTGGCGAAGCACTGGCGGAGAGATGAGGCTAACGTGGTGGAGATGGACATCACCATGGGGAAACATGAG GTTGTTGTGCTGCTCCAAGCCATGCTTACCTCGAAGACGGTGCTGACCGATGTGTTCATCGACAGGCTGGAGGCAGTCCTCCCTCCAGAAGAACCCCAGGGAGCAAGACCATAA
- the LOC127297320 gene encoding ribosome biogenesis regulatory protein homolog isoform X2: protein MYQRNMHHKQLEYKNRLVQKFKRISMSDCKLPRPAPPTKWEAFAKQKGIVNRKKNKRTWDEQTNSWKRNYGYDRVNDDRDIPIIEAKMTDEPGVDPFAKRREEKKGRVDKQEKNRLGNLRNAAKVGALPSHIQLAATAIPITGTKADLPRKSKKEDLENVAGMASSATASGGKFDKKLPGEKPLKKAGKHRKFLPVAEGKGMGNLEKQQNDKILNSLLAKNFEEPLDVSKAITMYKVKKDNNRRKEKKSSSGSDKVKPGKKIHKKSSKKSA from the exons ATGTACCAAAGAAATATGCACCACAAACAATTAGAATATAAAAATCGGCTTGTACAGAAGTTTAAGAGGATCAGCATGAGCGATTGCAAG TTACCAAGGCCGGCGCCTCCTACAAAGTGGGAGGCTTTTGCAAAACAGAAAG GGATTGTCAACCGCAAGAAGAACAAGCGTACATGGGATGAGCAAACCAATTCGTGGAAGCGGAATTATGGCTATGATCGCGTTAATGACGACAGAGACATTCCCATCATTGAAGCCAAAATGACAGATG AACCAGGTGTTGATCCATTTGCTAAAAGAAGGGAAGAGAAGAAGGGCAGGGTCGATAAGCAAGAAAAGAACAGACTTGGGAATCTAAGGAATGCTGCAAAAGTTGGTGCTCTGCCAAG TCATATACAGCTTGCTGCCACAGCCATTCCGATCACAGGAACTAAAGCTGATCTGCCTAGAAAATCTAAGAAGGAAGACCTTGAGAATGTTGCTGGTATGGCTTCTTCAGCAACGGCTAGTGGTGGAAAGTTCGACAAGAAGTTGCCAGGCGAGAAGCCTCTTAAGAAAGCTGGCAAACATAGAAAG TTTCTCCCTGTGGCTGAAGGGAAAGGAATGGGCAACCTGGAGAAGCAGCAAAATGACAAAATCTTGAACAGCCTACTGGCCAAGAACTTCGAGGAACCGTTGGATGTCAGCAAG GCAATCACGATGTACAAGGTGAAGAAGGACAACAACAGAAGGAAAGAGAAGAAATCGTCGTCCGGATCGGATAAGGTGAAGCCTGGGAAGAAGATCCACAAGAAATCTTCAAAGAAGAGCGCTTAG
- the LOC127297320 gene encoding ribosome biogenesis regulatory protein homolog isoform X1, giving the protein MAEESAAVTSTNHEVDLGHLMAYDPSHHLAAAPSSRAELREECLRKATELAQAVADALFALPATEGRDGPVVRLPPPANRLPREKHLPRPAPPTKWEAFAKQKGIVNRKKNKRTWDEQTNSWKRNYGYDRVNDDRDIPIIEAKMTDEPGVDPFAKRREEKKGRVDKQEKNRLGNLRNAAKVGALPSHIQLAATAIPITGTKADLPRKSKKEDLENVAGMASSATASGGKFDKKLPGEKPLKKAGKHRKFLPVAEGKGMGNLEKQQNDKILNSLLAKNFEEPLDVSKAITMYKVKKDNNRRKEKKSSSGSDKVKPGKKIHKKSSKKSA; this is encoded by the exons ATGGCGGAAGAATCAGCCGCCGTCACGTCCACCAaccacgaggtggacctgggccaCCTCATGGCGTACGACCCCTCGCACCACCTCGCCGCCGCCCCGTCCTCCAGGGCGGAGCTGCGGGAGGAGTGCCTCCGGAAGGCCACGGAGCTGGCGCAGGCCGTGGCCGACGCCCTCTTCGCGCTGCCGGCCACCGAGGGCCGCGACGGGCCCGTCGTCCGCCTCCCCCCGCCCGCCAACCGCCTCCCCCGCGAGAAGCAT TTACCAAGGCCGGCGCCTCCTACAAAGTGGGAGGCTTTTGCAAAACAGAAAG GGATTGTCAACCGCAAGAAGAACAAGCGTACATGGGATGAGCAAACCAATTCGTGGAAGCGGAATTATGGCTATGATCGCGTTAATGACGACAGAGACATTCCCATCATTGAAGCCAAAATGACAGATG AACCAGGTGTTGATCCATTTGCTAAAAGAAGGGAAGAGAAGAAGGGCAGGGTCGATAAGCAAGAAAAGAACAGACTTGGGAATCTAAGGAATGCTGCAAAAGTTGGTGCTCTGCCAAG TCATATACAGCTTGCTGCCACAGCCATTCCGATCACAGGAACTAAAGCTGATCTGCCTAGAAAATCTAAGAAGGAAGACCTTGAGAATGTTGCTGGTATGGCTTCTTCAGCAACGGCTAGTGGTGGAAAGTTCGACAAGAAGTTGCCAGGCGAGAAGCCTCTTAAGAAAGCTGGCAAACATAGAAAG TTTCTCCCTGTGGCTGAAGGGAAAGGAATGGGCAACCTGGAGAAGCAGCAAAATGACAAAATCTTGAACAGCCTACTGGCCAAGAACTTCGAGGAACCGTTGGATGTCAGCAAG GCAATCACGATGTACAAGGTGAAGAAGGACAACAACAGAAGGAAAGAGAAGAAATCGTCGTCCGGATCGGATAAGGTGAAGCCTGGGAAGAAGATCCACAAGAAATCTTCAAAGAAGAGCGCTTAG